A stretch of the Desulfobacter sp. genome encodes the following:
- a CDS encoding flavodoxin family protein produces MGKQVLGISGSPIKNSNTDRLIKAVLARTGCDTEFIKLSQINVRPCIGCKRCVTDNICKVEDDFPALSLKIQNARAIVIGAYTPYGQIDGFTKALLERFWSLRHVNHLLNGKLCATILTSLSPKAAVSVNQSLAMELVNYEHMELLDQIIVPGNLPCLSCGKGDQCSQSGVSLMYGREAKTFDYGYFRVEDQSKIWDRAIDLGRTIERRLSA; encoded by the coding sequence ATGGGAAAACAGGTATTGGGCATATCAGGCAGCCCGATTAAAAACAGCAATACCGACCGTTTGATCAAAGCGGTTCTGGCCCGGACAGGATGTGATACCGAGTTTATCAAACTGAGCCAAATCAATGTCCGGCCCTGCATAGGGTGCAAAAGATGTGTCACGGATAATATCTGCAAGGTTGAAGATGATTTTCCGGCCCTGTCTTTGAAAATCCAGAATGCCCGGGCCATTGTTATTGGGGCCTACACCCCCTACGGGCAGATAGACGGGTTTACAAAAGCCCTGCTGGAGCGGTTCTGGTCCCTGAGACATGTGAACCACCTGCTCAATGGAAAACTCTGCGCCACCATTTTGACCAGCCTTTCGCCGAAAGCTGCCGTTTCTGTGAACCAGTCCCTGGCCATGGAGCTGGTGAATTACGAGCATATGGAATTGCTGGATCAGATCATTGTGCCTGGGAATCTGCCCTGCCTCAGCTGTGGAAAAGGCGATCAATGCAGCCAGAGCGGGGTCTCCCTGATGTACGGACGAGAGGCAAAAACATTTGATTATGGGTATTTTCGTGTGGAAGACCAGTCAAAGATCTGGGACCGGGCCATTGACCTGGGCCGCACCATAGAACGGCGTCTGTCCGCCTGA
- a CDS encoding radical SAM protein: MNTQDYPFETGIYRPPSEGGSASLLVRFTRNCPWNHCTFCAMYKGEKFEPRSLEEIKSDIHAMAALARDLKSASAGLGQGGEITREAIMALIDQNPGLNYHQGADMLIQWLVSGGRTAFIQDGNSMIMRPEDLVEALRYLKSTFPSITRITTYARARTIAQRSLSNLKSIRAAGLDRVHLGLETGDDVLLKQIKKGVDSSGQIQGGKKAMDAGFQVSEYWMPGLGGKLRSLAHAENTARVLNGINPHYIRSRPFRPIPGTPLWDQVQKGELSLLTPREQLLELKTMISALDLTSKVCFDHAGNFWRTPGGELVFTHDYEGYQFPQDKEKVLARIDQGLEFDQQPMDFVHL; encoded by the coding sequence ATGAACACCCAAGACTATCCCTTTGAAACCGGCATATACCGTCCCCCAAGCGAAGGGGGAAGCGCCTCCCTTCTGGTCCGATTCACCCGGAACTGCCCCTGGAACCACTGCACCTTCTGCGCCATGTACAAAGGGGAAAAATTCGAACCCAGGTCTTTGGAAGAAATCAAGTCGGATATCCATGCCATGGCTGCCCTGGCCCGGGATTTGAAATCCGCATCTGCGGGTCTGGGCCAGGGGGGAGAAATCACCCGGGAAGCCATCATGGCCCTGATTGACCAAAATCCTGGCCTCAACTATCACCAGGGAGCGGACATGCTCATCCAATGGCTGGTATCCGGGGGCAGGACCGCCTTTATCCAGGACGGAAATTCCATGATCATGAGGCCAGAAGATCTTGTTGAGGCCTTAAGATATTTAAAAAGCACTTTTCCTTCGATCACCCGGATCACCACCTATGCCCGGGCAAGAACCATTGCCCAGCGGTCTCTTTCAAACCTGAAATCCATCCGGGCCGCCGGGCTGGACAGGGTCCATCTGGGGCTGGAAACCGGGGACGACGTCCTGCTCAAACAGATCAAAAAAGGGGTGGACAGTTCAGGACAGATACAGGGGGGAAAAAAAGCCATGGACGCAGGCTTCCAGGTCTCGGAATACTGGATGCCCGGCCTGGGGGGAAAACTCAGGTCCCTGGCCCATGCCGAAAATACGGCCCGGGTGCTCAATGGAATCAATCCCCATTATATCCGGTCCCGGCCTTTCAGGCCCATTCCCGGAACCCCCCTCTGGGACCAGGTGCAAAAGGGAGAACTCTCCCTGCTCACCCCCAGGGAACAGCTATTGGAACTCAAAACCATGATATCCGCCTTGGACCTCACCTCAAAGGTCTGCTTTGACCATGCCGGCAATTTCTGGCGGACCCCCGGGGGCGAGCTGGTCTTTACCCATGATTACGAAGGATATCAATTCCCACAAGACAAAGAAAAGGTATTGGCACGGATCGACCAGGGCCTGGAGTTTGACCAGCAGCCCATGGACTTCGTTCATCTTTAA
- the uvrA gene encoding excinuclease ABC subunit UvrA, protein MKQDQETAAVQIRDPQEETPSIVPLTPLPETFADHAKELDRIIVRGAKEHNLKNIDVEIPKKRLVVITGVSGSGKSSLAFDTIFAEGQRRYVESLSSYARQFIGQMEKPRYDTIRGLSPTIAIEQKAASKNPRSTVGTITEIYDYLRVLFARVGTQYCYKCGNKVGRGHAQSMVSQIMDLPRGSKILILAPIVENRKGEHRERLGELKQEGYARVRVDGVVQDLENVQTLARNKKHHIEVVVDRLVVKSGGKFEERLTDSVEAALKLGSGQLIVHMVGREDLKMSEARSCCGIAYPELTPQIFSFNSPLGMCSDCNGIGTLLAMDPDKVVPDKTLSIREGAVIPWKNYFMKNPRFQNDNSWGKGQLLAMEDQWGIDFDLPWEKLPQKQRNLLLYGSRTKQMTVNWNSAKIQGQFSRTHEGLIHTLMRRYRNTQSEHQKKYYANFMTASTCPACRGKRLRNEILHVFIKNKSIIDLTGMTVKEAYDFVTALDLSGNKGLIAEELLKEISDRLGFLVNVGLDYLSLDRSGPTLSGGESQRIRLASQVGSELTGVLYILDEPSIGLHQRDNIKLLSTLKHLRDIGNTLLIVEHDQETMEESDWIIDIGPGAGHLGGEIVAQGSPGQIRNNPASITGRFLTGKDAIAIPGKRRTPKANKWISIVGATENNLNNLTVKIPVGLVSAVTGVSGAGKSTLVNQILYPALAVALNNSQMSVGRHKKITGLSHINKVINIDQKPIGRTPRSNPATYTKVFDFIRDFFALLPESQARGYKKGRYSFNVKGGRCEACKGDGYIKVEMHFLADVFVPCEVCAGKRFNKSTLEIQYKDHSIADVLDLSVVQARELFESHPKISRILDTLMDVGLSYIKLGQAATTLSGGEAQRIKLARELAKRDTGDTLYILDEPTTGLHFQDVRLLLDVIQRLTAAGNTVIIIEHNLDVIKTADWVIDIGPEGGSAGGKIVAEGPPETVAENENSHTGRYLKPLLSN, encoded by the coding sequence ATGAAACAGGACCAAGAAACCGCTGCTGTCCAGATAAGAGATCCCCAGGAAGAGACCCCCTCTATTGTCCCCTTAACGCCCTTGCCGGAAACCTTTGCCGATCATGCCAAGGAGTTGGACCGGATCATTGTCCGGGGAGCCAAGGAGCACAACCTTAAAAATATTGATGTGGAAATTCCCAAGAAACGTCTGGTGGTGATCACCGGGGTATCGGGTTCGGGCAAGTCCAGCCTGGCATTTGATACCATTTTTGCCGAAGGCCAGAGGCGGTATGTGGAGTCCTTGTCCTCCTATGCCCGCCAGTTTATCGGGCAGATGGAAAAACCCAGGTACGATACCATCCGGGGGCTTTCACCCACCATTGCCATTGAGCAGAAGGCCGCCTCCAAAAACCCCAGGTCCACCGTGGGCACCATTACGGAAATCTACGACTATCTCAGGGTGCTCTTTGCCCGGGTGGGCACCCAATACTGCTATAAATGCGGCAATAAGGTGGGCCGGGGCCATGCCCAGTCCATGGTCTCCCAGATTATGGATTTGCCCCGGGGGTCTAAGATTCTGATCCTGGCACCCATTGTGGAGAACCGCAAGGGAGAGCACCGGGAACGATTGGGAGAACTTAAACAGGAGGGGTATGCCCGGGTCAGGGTGGACGGGGTGGTCCAGGATCTTGAAAATGTCCAGACCCTGGCCAGAAATAAAAAACACCATATTGAAGTGGTGGTGGATCGGCTGGTGGTTAAATCCGGCGGGAAATTTGAAGAGCGGCTTACTGACTCGGTGGAAGCGGCCCTTAAATTGGGTTCAGGCCAGCTCATCGTCCATATGGTGGGACGGGAGGACCTAAAGATGAGCGAGGCCAGATCCTGCTGCGGCATTGCCTACCCTGAACTCACTCCCCAGATTTTTTCGTTCAACTCCCCCCTGGGCATGTGCTCGGACTGCAACGGAATCGGCACTCTTCTGGCCATGGACCCGGACAAGGTGGTGCCGGATAAAACCTTGAGCATCCGTGAGGGTGCTGTGATCCCATGGAAAAATTATTTTATGAAAAACCCCAGGTTCCAGAATGACAATTCCTGGGGCAAGGGACAGCTGCTGGCCATGGAAGACCAATGGGGAATTGATTTTGACCTGCCCTGGGAAAAGCTGCCTCAAAAACAGAGAAACCTGCTTCTCTACGGGTCCCGGACAAAACAGATGACCGTGAACTGGAATTCAGCCAAGATCCAGGGGCAGTTTTCAAGGACCCATGAGGGGCTGATTCACACCCTGATGCGGCGGTACAGAAATACCCAGTCCGAACACCAGAAAAAATACTATGCCAATTTCATGACCGCATCCACCTGTCCTGCATGCCGGGGGAAGCGGCTGCGGAATGAGATCCTCCATGTGTTCATTAAAAACAAGTCCATCATTGATCTGACAGGGATGACCGTAAAAGAGGCCTATGATTTTGTCACGGCTCTGGATCTTTCCGGAAACAAGGGGTTGATTGCCGAAGAACTGCTCAAGGAAATTTCCGACCGCCTGGGGTTTTTGGTCAACGTGGGACTGGATTATCTTTCCCTGGACCGTTCAGGGCCGACCCTGTCCGGAGGAGAGTCCCAGCGTATCCGTCTGGCCTCCCAGGTGGGGTCGGAACTCACCGGGGTCCTGTATATTCTGGACGAACCCTCCATCGGCCTTCACCAGCGGGATAATATCAAATTGCTGTCCACCCTCAAGCATCTGCGGGATATTGGCAATACCCTGCTCATTGTGGAGCATGACCAGGAAACCATGGAAGAATCGGACTGGATCATTGATATCGGACCGGGAGCCGGGCATCTGGGGGGAGAGATCGTGGCCCAGGGAAGTCCCGGGCAGATCCGGAACAACCCGGCCTCCATCACCGGCAGATTTCTTACGGGAAAAGATGCCATTGCCATTCCTGGAAAACGGCGGACACCCAAGGCCAATAAATGGATTTCCATTGTCGGGGCAACGGAAAATAATTTAAACAATCTGACCGTGAAAATTCCCGTGGGCCTGGTTTCTGCAGTGACCGGAGTCTCGGGTGCAGGCAAGTCCACCCTGGTCAACCAGATCCTCTACCCGGCCCTGGCCGTGGCCCTGAACAATTCTCAGATGAGTGTGGGCCGACATAAAAAAATAACCGGCCTCTCACACATCAACAAGGTGATCAACATTGACCAGAAACCCATCGGCAGGACCCCGAGAAGTAATCCCGCCACCTATACCAAGGTCTTTGACTTTATCCGGGATTTCTTTGCCCTGCTGCCCGAATCCCAGGCCAGGGGGTATAAAAAGGGGCGGTATTCGTTTAACGTAAAGGGGGGGCGGTGCGAGGCCTGCAAGGGCGACGGATATATCAAGGTGGAAATGCATTTTCTGGCAGATGTGTTTGTGCCCTGTGAGGTCTGTGCCGGCAAACGGTTCAACAAGTCCACCCTGGAAATTCAATACAAGGACCACTCCATTGCCGATGTCCTGGATCTTTCCGTGGTCCAGGCAAGAGAGCTGTTTGAAAGCCATCCAAAGATCTCCAGAATTCTGGATACCCTCATGGATGTAGGACTTTCCTATATCAAATTAGGACAGGCGGCCACCACCCTGTCCGGGGGAGAGGCACAGCGGATCAAGCTGGCCCGGGAGCTTGCCAAGCGGGACACTGGAGATACCCTGTATATTCTGGATGAGCCCACCACCGGCCTTCATTTCCAGGATGTGAGGCTGTTGCTGGATGTGATCCAGCGACTGACCGCTGCCGGGAATACCGTGATTATCATCGAACACAATCTGGACGTGATCAAGACGGCTGACTGGGTGATTGATATCGGGCCTGAAGGGGGGAGTGCAGGGGGCAAGATCGTGGCTGAAGGCCCTCCTGAAACGGTGGCTGAAAATGAGAACAGCCATACCGGACGATATCTCAAGCCACTTTTGTCCAATTAA
- a CDS encoding methyl-accepting chemotaxis protein yields MNKKKLSLKVKLIGGFSLLLVLLLVVALIGYSSLNHASSGFHEYREMVRDANLVGRLQANMLTVEMNVKDYLISGSNEALADFEERWKKVAAFQAQAQQEIQAPKRAALIDEIEAALGNYRKGVDQVVNFKNQRNHLVNEVLSVKGPSMEKALTGIMVSAEKDGDSTAAYQAGIVLKHMLLARLYVMKFLDTNSQKDTDRVHKEFKALSREITILDRELENPERRRFLARAQDEGSAYMNSFNTLVETLFARNKVIDETLNHIGHLVAEKVEEVKLDIKKDQDEIGPRLEAANQNAVKMIVVISLLAVVSGLAVIFFVVSGILKQLGGDPAEIEQIAEEIAKGNLAISFDTENRKIQGVYASMKEMTETLSHMFQNIKDGAHTLSSSSSELSTISEQMSSNSEQTSEKANGVAAASEEMSANMNAVAAATEQTTANIQTIVAAVEEMSATINEIASNTAKGSETTAQAVTTAGEVSKKVDDLGIAASEISQVTETIADISEQTNLLALNATIEAARAGEAGKGFAVVAGEIKALVQQTAEATSEISTKIAGVQSTTQESVKAIGSIVEVINEINTIVGSVAVAIEEQSATTQEITTNVTQAAAGVQEVNNSVNQTSAVVGEVNKDISQVSQATEEIQTGGLQVKTSASELSQLSESLNEMVNRFKL; encoded by the coding sequence ATGAATAAAAAAAAGCTGTCCTTAAAAGTAAAATTGATTGGCGGGTTCTCCCTCCTGCTTGTTCTGCTTCTTGTGGTTGCCCTGATCGGTTACTCCTCCTTAAACCATGCCTCTTCAGGTTTCCATGAATACCGGGAAATGGTACGGGATGCCAATCTTGTGGGGCGGCTCCAGGCCAATATGCTGACCGTTGAAATGAATGTTAAAGACTATTTGATCTCAGGCAGCAACGAGGCTTTGGCCGACTTTGAAGAACGCTGGAAAAAGGTAGCGGCCTTCCAGGCCCAAGCCCAACAAGAGATCCAGGCACCCAAACGGGCCGCGTTAATCGATGAAATTGAAGCAGCCCTTGGCAATTACCGAAAAGGGGTTGACCAGGTCGTCAATTTCAAAAACCAGAGAAATCACCTGGTCAATGAGGTGCTCTCTGTTAAGGGACCTTCCATGGAAAAAGCCCTGACCGGCATCATGGTCTCGGCAGAAAAGGACGGGGACAGCACCGCAGCCTACCAGGCCGGTATTGTCTTAAAACACATGCTTTTGGCTCGGCTCTACGTGATGAAATTTCTGGACACCAATAGCCAAAAGGACACAGACCGGGTTCACAAAGAGTTCAAAGCGCTGAGCCGGGAAATCACTATCCTGGACCGGGAACTGGAAAACCCCGAGCGCCGCAGATTCTTGGCCAGGGCCCAGGATGAGGGATCCGCGTATATGAATAGTTTTAACACCCTGGTTGAGACCCTATTTGCCCGGAACAAGGTGATTGACGAGACCCTGAACCATATTGGCCACCTTGTTGCCGAAAAGGTGGAAGAGGTTAAACTGGATATTAAAAAAGACCAGGATGAGATCGGCCCCCGCCTGGAAGCTGCCAATCAAAATGCCGTGAAGATGATTGTTGTGATCAGCCTGTTGGCCGTGGTTTCCGGCCTGGCCGTGATATTTTTTGTGGTCAGCGGAATTTTAAAACAGCTTGGGGGGGATCCCGCAGAGATCGAACAGATTGCAGAAGAGATTGCCAAAGGCAACCTGGCCATCTCCTTTGACACAGAAAACCGCAAGATCCAGGGCGTTTATGCCAGCATGAAGGAGATGACGGAAACACTCTCCCATATGTTCCAAAACATCAAGGACGGGGCCCATACCCTGAGCAGTTCATCCAGTGAATTGTCCACGATTTCCGAACAGATGTCTTCCAATTCGGAACAGACCTCTGAAAAGGCCAACGGCGTGGCAGCCGCATCCGAGGAAATGTCCGCAAACATGAATGCCGTGGCAGCGGCAACAGAACAGACCACGGCAAATATCCAGACCATTGTGGCGGCAGTGGAAGAGATGTCGGCCACCATCAATGAAATCGCCTCCAATACGGCCAAGGGCAGTGAAACCACTGCCCAGGCCGTGACAACCGCAGGAGAAGTTTCCAAAAAGGTGGATGATTTAGGAATCGCCGCCTCTGAGATCAGCCAGGTCACCGAGACCATTGCCGACATTTCAGAGCAGACCAACCTTCTGGCCTTGAACGCCACCATTGAAGCGGCCAGGGCCGGGGAAGCCGGCAAAGGCTTTGCCGTTGTGGCAGGAGAGATCAAGGCCCTGGTCCAGCAGACCGCCGAGGCCACCAGCGAAATCAGCACTAAGATCGCAGGGGTTCAGTCCACCACCCAGGAATCTGTTAAGGCCATTGGATCCATTGTGGAGGTCATCAATGAGATCAACACCATTGTCGGATCCGTGGCCGTGGCCATTGAAGAGCAATCTGCCACCACCCAGGAGATTACCACCAATGTTACCCAGGCAGCAGCAGGGGTCCAGGAAGTCAACAATAGTGTGAATCAGACCTCTGCGGTTGTGGGAGAAGTCAACAAAGATATCAGCCAGGTCAGCCAGGCCACAGAAGAAATCCAGACTGGCGGCCTTCAGGTCAAGACCAGTGCCTCGGAGTTGTCCCAATTGTCTGAAAGCCTGAATGAAATGGTCAACCGATTTAAACTCTAA
- a CDS encoding transporter substrate-binding domain-containing protein, whose product MASQIKISGGLVFLALVFSGRVWAEEITMACTDHYRPYSYQVNNESRGIYAHILGELFQRMGYEHRIKILPFKRVLCMTRSGQVTGMAGAFFTPKRDEYALFICNVPLARISQSLFILNANPIDKAKAVNFQGGLIGHKRGFLIPGEFIVAAEKKMIRTIDAERTDQLIDMLIRGRLDGFIHNTFHVLAHIENHGRQTKIKHLPLFSARDRPAFIAFSRKALKTLPESFPVQVQNTLGAMHKEGFIQALQPRCNPPTIESRKEKSK is encoded by the coding sequence ATGGCCAGTCAGATCAAAATATCGGGGGGTCTCGTCTTTCTTGCGTTGGTCTTTTCAGGCAGGGTCTGGGCAGAAGAAATCACCATGGCCTGCACGGATCATTACAGGCCATACAGTTACCAGGTCAACAATGAATCCAGAGGGATCTATGCCCATATCCTTGGTGAGCTGTTCCAACGGATGGGGTATGAACACCGGATTAAAATTCTGCCGTTCAAGCGGGTGCTTTGCATGACCCGGTCGGGCCAGGTCACGGGTATGGCCGGGGCGTTTTTTACCCCCAAAAGAGATGAGTATGCCCTTTTTATCTGCAATGTCCCGTTGGCCAGAATATCCCAGAGCCTCTTTATTTTAAACGCCAACCCCATTGACAAGGCCAAGGCGGTGAACTTTCAAGGCGGGTTGATCGGCCACAAACGCGGCTTCCTAATCCCCGGTGAATTTATTGTTGCGGCCGAAAAAAAAATGATCCGCACCATTGATGCCGAGCGTACGGATCAGCTGATTGACATGCTGATCCGGGGACGGCTGGACGGGTTTATCCACAACACCTTTCATGTTCTCGCACATATTGAAAACCATGGCAGGCAAACCAAGATAAAACATTTGCCTTTATTTTCCGCCCGGGACAGGCCTGCCTTTATTGCATTTTCCAGAAAAGCCTTAAAAACCCTGCCTGAATCCTTTCCGGTTCAGGTTCAAAACACCCTTGGGGCCATGCACAAGGAAGGCTTTATCCAGGCTCTGCAACCCCGCTGTAATCCACCAACCATTGAATCGAGAAAGGAAAAATCTAAATGA
- a CDS encoding purine-binding chemotaxis protein CheW, with product MTNNSSRALGREIEFSTFRVGGALFGINLLKIQEINKHLEVTKVPQAQDNIKGILNLRGRIVTIIDLGRKLALEPVKTSSENRNVIVNSQNEYIGLRVDSIEGVISAGQTEIEPAPANVNGVKGQFLEGVLKTDTQLIGILDIDKIL from the coding sequence ATGACAAATAACAGCTCCCGGGCCCTGGGCCGGGAAATTGAATTTTCAACATTCAGGGTAGGCGGCGCCCTTTTCGGGATCAATCTATTAAAGATTCAGGAAATCAATAAACACCTTGAAGTCACAAAGGTCCCCCAGGCCCAGGATAATATCAAAGGCATACTCAATCTAAGGGGCAGGATCGTGACCATCATTGACCTGGGCAGAAAACTTGCACTTGAACCGGTAAAAACCTCTTCTGAAAACAGGAATGTGATTGTCAACTCCCAAAACGAGTATATCGGGCTTCGGGTTGATTCCATAGAAGGCGTGATTTCGGCCGGACAAACGGAGATTGAACCGGCACCCGCAAATGTCAACGGGGTAAAAGGTCAGTTCCTTGAAGGGGTGCTAAAAACAGACACCCAATTGATTGGCATCCTGGATATTGACAAAATTTTATAG
- a CDS encoding cache domain-containing protein gives MRYDRGAGYLWINDMGRPIPKMVMHATLPSLNNKVLDDPKYYCTIPDKKNLFVAFVDLCRSQGGGYVDYLWPKPVEQGFTQDQHKISYVALFEPWEWVVGTGVYIDDIEADTKKRMEAIIGELRQTFSQLKIFHSGYVIIFNSEKDMIVHPVLEGVRGIELINPATGHNLLEELMVDARTPDRRYEYIWDNPPDHEGEYRFLKRAYVRHFKPLDWYIVSSLYVDEIEADVQALGKKIFSLALVFLGVSVVLAALLSKSLTRPLGKLMTSVKKIGSQGIASAKMPETGTVETKALGRILNHMIKSVNQSMGEKQNLVDKLEDARDHLERRVADRTSELEIANQALITAKEKAEIANQAKSEFLANMSHEIRTPMNAVLGFTEILNDKVMDPKLRFYIQSIYGAGKNLLRPINDILDLSRVEAGKLELFYSPVSVADLFDEVRAMFAPKIKEREIEFKLAISRDFPKFLLLDEARLRQILVNLVSNAVKFTTQGEICLSASWEADNSPDPVSVDLYLSVSDTGMGMSQEDTAHIFDAFEQLKEARGAEFGGSGLGLAISRRLVGMMKGRIQVTSSLGMGSRFDLIFPGVETVRDPVSGPGKKIDPKKVCFTRARVLVVDDVEYNRELLRHLMGDYDLEILLARDGAQALEMAREVRPDLILLDMRMPVMDGYEASARLRQDEKTRSIPIIAITVSAMKTDEAEIRKICNGYLRKPVSRAELVGEMVNYLSYTLMTDEDQSPASVPVSDLLYKALDSCSGVRAPLMKQAGQGKELARLMAIDKVEAFAGKISDIGRECRCEPLLIWADELLGLADRFELDGIGAALTEFDKAMEAYLAQKGKA, from the coding sequence ATGCGGTATGACCGGGGAGCCGGGTATCTATGGATCAACGATATGGGGCGCCCCATCCCGAAAATGGTTATGCACGCCACCCTGCCATCTCTCAATAACAAGGTTCTGGATGATCCCAAGTATTATTGCACCATTCCCGACAAAAAAAATCTTTTTGTGGCCTTTGTGGATCTCTGCCGGAGCCAGGGCGGGGGATATGTGGATTATCTGTGGCCAAAGCCGGTTGAACAGGGATTTACCCAGGACCAGCACAAAATTTCCTATGTGGCCCTGTTTGAACCCTGGGAATGGGTGGTGGGCACAGGTGTCTATATTGACGATATTGAGGCAGATACGAAAAAACGGATGGAGGCCATTATCGGGGAATTGAGGCAGACCTTTTCCCAGTTGAAAATTTTTCATTCCGGATATGTAATAATATTCAATTCGGAAAAAGATATGATTGTTCATCCGGTTCTCGAGGGGGTAAGGGGGATTGAACTGATCAATCCGGCCACGGGCCATAATCTCCTGGAAGAACTCATGGTTGACGCCCGGACACCGGACAGGCGGTATGAGTATATCTGGGATAACCCCCCGGACCATGAAGGGGAGTACCGGTTTTTAAAAAGGGCCTATGTCAGGCATTTTAAACCCCTGGACTGGTATATTGTTTCTTCTCTGTATGTGGATGAGATCGAGGCGGATGTCCAGGCCCTTGGAAAAAAAATTTTTTCACTGGCCCTGGTGTTTCTCGGGGTCTCTGTTGTGCTGGCAGCCCTGCTGTCAAAGAGCCTGACCCGGCCTCTTGGGAAATTGATGACATCGGTAAAAAAAATCGGCAGCCAGGGCATTGCATCGGCAAAGATGCCTGAAACCGGGACCGTTGAAACCAAGGCCTTGGGCCGGATACTCAATCATATGATCAAGTCTGTGAACCAATCCATGGGGGAAAAACAGAATCTTGTGGATAAACTGGAAGATGCCAGGGACCATCTGGAACGGCGGGTGGCGGACAGGACATCTGAGTTGGAAATCGCCAACCAGGCGCTTATAACGGCCAAGGAAAAAGCGGAAATCGCCAACCAGGCCAAAAGCGAGTTCCTGGCAAATATGTCCCATGAGATCAGGACCCCCATGAACGCCGTTCTCGGGTTCACGGAAATTTTAAATGATAAGGTTATGGATCCAAAGCTCCGTTTTTATATCCAGTCCATTTATGGGGCAGGAAAAAATTTATTGCGGCCTATCAATGATATTCTGGATTTATCCAGAGTCGAGGCAGGAAAACTTGAGCTTTTCTATTCGCCTGTCAGTGTGGCAGATTTGTTCGACGAGGTCCGGGCCATGTTTGCCCCTAAAATAAAGGAGAGAGAGATTGAGTTTAAGCTTGCCATTTCCAGGGATTTCCCTAAATTTCTGCTTTTGGATGAGGCCCGGCTGCGCCAGATTCTGGTCAACCTGGTATCAAATGCCGTGAAATTTACAACCCAGGGGGAGATTTGCCTTAGTGCTTCCTGGGAGGCAGATAATAGTCCGGACCCGGTCTCTGTTGATCTCTACCTCTCTGTTTCCGATACGGGCATGGGCATGTCCCAGGAAGATACCGCCCATATTTTTGATGCCTTTGAACAGCTCAAGGAAGCCAGGGGGGCGGAATTCGGAGGCAGCGGCCTGGGGCTTGCCATCAGCCGCCGCCTGGTTGGAATGATGAAAGGCCGGATCCAGGTGACCTCTTCCCTGGGCATGGGCTCTCGGTTTGACCTGATTTTTCCCGGTGTTGAAACTGTTCGGGACCCGGTCTCCGGCCCGGGCAAAAAGATTGATCCCAAAAAGGTCTGTTTTACCAGGGCCAGGGTTCTGGTTGTGGATGATGTGGAGTATAACCGGGAGTTGTTAAGGCATCTGATGGGGGACTATGACCTTGAAATTTTATTGGCCCGGGATGGTGCTCAGGCCCTTGAAATGGCCCGGGAAGTCCGGCCGGATTTAATCCTGCTGGATATGAGAATGCCGGTGATGGACGGGTATGAGGCGTCAGCCCGGCTACGGCAGGATGAAAAGACCCGGTCTATTCCCATCATCGCCATTACCGTTTCTGCCATGAAAACAGATGAGGCAGAGATCCGAAAGATTTGTAACGGATATTTGCGAAAACCGGTTTCCCGGGCAGAGTTGGTGGGCGAGATGGTCAATTACCTTTCCTACACTTTGATGACTGATGAAGACCAAAGCCCGGCCTCTGTACCGGTTTCGGATCTTCTTTACAAAGCCCTGGACTCTTGTTCCGGGGTCAGGGCCCCATTGATGAAACAGGCTGGCCAGGGCAAGGAACTGGCCCGGCTCATGGCCATAGATAAAGTAGAGGCGTTTGCCGGAAAGATATCTGATATTGGCCGGGAATGTCGGTGTGAGCCTTTGTTAATATGGGCGGATGAATTGCTGGGCCTGGCGGATCGGTTTGAGCTGGACGGGATTGGAGCGGCCTTGACTGAATTTGACAAGGCCATGGAAGCGTACCTTGCTCAAAAAGGAAAGGCATAA